From the genome of Geoglobus ahangari, one region includes:
- a CDS encoding type II toxin-antitoxin system ParD family antitoxin, producing MRMRKISIRITDQQYEFIESLVAMGDYANASEVIREALRIFINQKKKELKELMGDEIKWMGENV from the coding sequence ATGAGAATGAGAAAGATCTCCATAAGGATCACGGATCAGCAGTACGAGTTTATCGAGTCCCTCGTTGCTATGGGGGACTATGCGAATGCAAGCGAGGTCATCAGGGAGGCTCTCAGGATCTTCATCAACCAGAAGAAGAAGGAGCTGAAGGAGCTTATGGGTGATGAAATAAAGTGGATGGGGGAGAATGTATGA
- the rgy gene encoding reverse gyrase, whose translation MIFAKYENLCSICHSTLTDEEIERKICLKKHTPLCAHYVDRLTEEFSEFFRKAVGEPRSIQLFWARRIFQKESFAAVAPTGIGKTSFGILMSLFLAKKGRRSYLLFPTSLLVAQAAEKISDFSEKLGIDVGMNEEGEITVLYYHGGMKKAEKEKFHELLRSGKYSILITTTAFLSRNFGEIRGTFGFIFVDDVDAVLKASRNVDRILHLLGFRKTKEGWKGEAKGVLMVSTATAKKGQKVKLFRELLNFDVGSTTHAVRNIEDIAVEKDDVEELKSILRMMGRGGIIYAQSSEDAERIHEQLRDEFRIGIVSSKSKKDYELFERGELDYLVGTAYYYGTLVRGLDLPEIIRFVVFVKAPVFRVRIDDIDSISPNMLRVLALIFREDERVKRFVPYLNSLSQSQEQELRSVLKELVRGGQAVERKDVVVRESEVIFPDIRTYIQGSGRASRLFAGGITKGASFLLEGDGDVLRAFIERARYYDIEFKSKDEVDFESLIREIDESRRRFRERDKAKDIIKPTLFIVESPTKAKQIARFFGQPSIKAMSDGESVVIAYEVPTPERVLLVTASLGHVTDLITNRAFHGVEVSDGVFRPIYASIKRCRDCSYQFTEERENCPKCGSRNVDDSRRRIEFLRKIAKQTGHVIIGTDPDAEGEKIAWDLANLLRGCGEVKRAEFHEVTRKAINEALKSLRDIDENRVKAQIVRRVEDRWIGFVLSQKLWERFDNRNLSAGRAQTPVLGWIIERAEENKQRKKVAFVEELGIYIDDFDLQEFTIEIEAVERREEERTPLPPYTTDAMLRDANAILKMSAGEVMRLAQQLFESGLITYHRTDSTTVSDVGLRIAREYLGEDFHGRRWEKEGAHECIRPTRPLDRYDLQRLIQEGVIQVEGITRRHLALYDLIFRRFMASQCRNYRVEVVRYRIRADGRDIEEERVIRAEGRAYELYKSVWVREELPEGTRRVRARILTVPKAPLYTQSDIITLMKERGIGRPSTYATIVEKLFMRRYVIERNGRLIPTDTGRKVFDYLSRNYGKFVSEERTKLLEEKMDEVEEGRADYLEVIRELYDEIMEIV comes from the coding sequence ATGATTTTCGCAAAGTACGAGAATCTGTGCAGCATATGCCACTCAACACTGACAGATGAGGAGATCGAGAGGAAAATTTGCCTGAAAAAGCACACTCCCCTTTGCGCTCATTACGTTGACAGGCTAACCGAAGAATTCTCCGAGTTTTTCAGAAAAGCTGTCGGAGAGCCGAGGAGCATCCAGCTGTTCTGGGCGAGGAGAATCTTCCAGAAGGAGAGCTTTGCGGCTGTCGCACCAACAGGAATCGGGAAAACTTCTTTCGGAATCCTGATGTCACTCTTTCTTGCAAAGAAAGGGAGGAGATCATACCTGCTGTTCCCCACCTCCCTCCTCGTGGCTCAGGCTGCTGAGAAGATCTCCGACTTCTCAGAAAAGCTCGGCATAGACGTGGGGATGAATGAAGAAGGCGAGATAACCGTCCTCTACTACCACGGAGGGATGAAAAAGGCTGAGAAGGAGAAGTTCCACGAGCTGCTGAGATCCGGGAAATACAGCATCCTGATAACAACCACAGCATTCCTCTCAAGAAACTTTGGAGAGATCAGGGGAACGTTCGGCTTCATATTCGTGGATGACGTTGACGCAGTCCTGAAGGCCTCGAGGAATGTGGACAGAATTCTGCACCTCCTCGGGTTCCGCAAAACCAAGGAGGGGTGGAAGGGGGAGGCAAAGGGCGTTCTGATGGTTTCAACGGCAACGGCAAAAAAGGGCCAGAAGGTGAAGCTCTTCAGGGAGCTGCTCAACTTCGACGTCGGCTCAACGACGCATGCGGTCAGAAACATAGAGGACATCGCGGTCGAGAAAGACGATGTGGAGGAGCTGAAGTCCATTCTGAGGATGATGGGCAGAGGAGGGATAATCTACGCTCAGAGCTCGGAGGATGCTGAGAGGATCCACGAGCAGCTCAGGGACGAGTTCAGAATCGGGATTGTGAGCTCGAAATCAAAGAAGGACTACGAGCTGTTTGAGCGGGGTGAGCTGGACTACCTCGTCGGCACAGCCTACTACTACGGCACTCTCGTGAGGGGGCTTGACCTGCCGGAGATAATAAGGTTCGTCGTCTTCGTGAAGGCGCCGGTGTTCAGGGTCAGGATCGACGACATAGACTCCATCAGCCCGAACATGCTGAGGGTGCTGGCGCTGATATTCAGGGAAGATGAGAGGGTGAAGAGGTTCGTTCCATACCTCAACAGCCTGAGCCAGAGTCAGGAGCAGGAGCTGAGGTCGGTTCTCAAGGAGCTGGTCAGGGGCGGGCAGGCGGTTGAGAGAAAGGACGTGGTTGTGAGGGAAAGCGAGGTCATCTTCCCGGACATCAGGACATACATTCAGGGCTCTGGCAGGGCTTCGAGGCTTTTCGCAGGAGGAATAACAAAGGGCGCGAGCTTCCTGCTCGAGGGAGATGGAGACGTGCTGAGGGCGTTCATCGAGAGGGCGAGGTACTACGACATTGAATTCAAGAGCAAGGATGAGGTGGACTTTGAGAGCCTGATAAGGGAAATAGACGAGTCGAGGAGGAGGTTCAGGGAGAGGGACAAGGCGAAGGACATAATAAAGCCCACTCTCTTCATCGTCGAGAGCCCCACGAAGGCCAAGCAGATAGCGAGATTCTTTGGACAGCCCAGCATCAAGGCCATGAGCGACGGTGAGAGCGTGGTTATAGCGTACGAGGTTCCAACTCCCGAGAGGGTTCTGCTCGTCACGGCCAGCCTTGGCCACGTCACCGATCTGATAACCAACAGAGCGTTTCACGGAGTCGAGGTGAGCGACGGGGTTTTCAGGCCAATCTACGCATCCATAAAGAGGTGCAGGGACTGCTCGTACCAGTTCACGGAGGAGAGGGAGAATTGTCCCAAGTGCGGCAGCAGGAACGTGGACGACTCGAGGAGAAGAATAGAGTTTCTGAGGAAAATAGCGAAGCAGACGGGGCATGTGATAATTGGAACCGACCCTGATGCCGAGGGGGAGAAGATAGCGTGGGATCTCGCCAACCTGCTCAGGGGCTGCGGGGAGGTGAAGAGGGCCGAGTTCCACGAGGTGACGAGGAAGGCCATAAACGAGGCCCTGAAAAGTTTGAGGGACATAGATGAGAACAGGGTTAAGGCTCAGATCGTGAGGAGGGTCGAGGACAGGTGGATAGGCTTCGTGTTGAGTCAGAAGCTGTGGGAGAGGTTTGATAACAGAAACCTGTCTGCCGGCAGAGCCCAGACACCTGTGCTCGGCTGGATAATCGAGAGGGCTGAGGAGAACAAGCAGAGGAAGAAGGTAGCCTTCGTCGAGGAGCTCGGAATCTACATAGACGACTTCGACCTGCAGGAGTTCACGATCGAGATAGAGGCCGTTGAGAGAAGGGAGGAGGAGAGAACACCCCTGCCCCCATACACGACGGATGCGATGCTGAGAGATGCCAACGCGATTCTGAAGATGTCTGCAGGAGAGGTTATGAGGCTCGCACAGCAGCTCTTCGAGAGCGGTCTCATAACCTACCACAGGACGGATTCGACGACGGTCAGCGATGTCGGGCTGAGGATCGCAAGAGAGTACCTCGGGGAGGACTTTCATGGCAGGAGGTGGGAGAAGGAGGGGGCACATGAGTGCATAAGGCCAACGAGGCCACTCGACAGGTACGACCTGCAGAGACTCATTCAGGAGGGTGTGATTCAAGTAGAGGGGATCACGAGGAGACACCTCGCCCTTTACGACCTCATATTCAGGAGGTTCATGGCAAGCCAGTGCAGAAACTACAGGGTCGAGGTGGTAAGATACAGGATAAGGGCAGACGGAAGGGATATCGAGGAGGAGAGGGTCATCAGGGCTGAGGGGAGGGCTTACGAGCTCTACAAATCGGTATGGGTCAGGGAGGAGCTCCCGGAGGGAACGAGGAGGGTTAGGGCGAGAATTCTGACGGTTCCCAAGGCTCCGCTGTACACCCAGTCGGACATAATAACCCTGATGAAGGAGAGGGGAATTGGCAGGCCATCCACCTACGCGACGATAGTGGAGAAGCTGTTCATGCGGAGGTACGTCATCGAGAGGAATGGAAGGCTCATTCCAACCGACACCGGGAGGAAGGTGTTCGACTACCTCTCAAGGAACTACGGAAAGTTCGTCTCTGAGGAGAGGACGAAGCTCCTTGAGGAGAAGATGGACGAGGTAGAGGAGGGAAGGGCAGACTACCTGGAAGTCATCAGAGAGCTTTACGACGAGATCATGGAGATCGTCTGA
- the ftsZ gene encoding cell division protein FtsZ — translation MKSFIREAQEYYRKELQSRMDNFSFEEFGTPNIIVVGCGGSGNNTVNRLKNLGVDGVTTIAINTDRQHLEMIKADKKVLIGRSITKGLGAGGYPEIGRKAAELARGTLEELLAGANLVFVCAGLGGGTGTGSAPVVAEIAKKQGAIVIGMVQTPFKVERARIGKAMEGLEELKKHADTVIVLDNNKLLEYVPNLPIEQAFSVMDQIVAETIKGIVDTITKPSLMNIDFADVRAIMEHGGVAVMLVGEAKSQNKASEVVRDCLSHPLLEVDYRGATGALIHITGGPDLTIKEAEEIVNNLTFEISDNAMVIWGARISKEFEGIVRVTAIMTGVSPERIFNVEEEYAHYGYGGNGKKAEVQAYSSNGRQPVPSMVAKNYNGIDVL, via the coding sequence ATGAAGTCGTTTATTAGGGAGGCGCAGGAGTATTATAGGAAGGAGCTGCAGAGCAGAATGGACAACTTCTCGTTTGAGGAGTTTGGAACACCGAACATAATTGTTGTGGGCTGCGGTGGGAGTGGTAACAACACCGTGAACAGGCTGAAGAATCTGGGTGTTGATGGTGTAACGACCATAGCCATAAACACCGACAGGCAGCACCTCGAGATGATAAAGGCCGACAAGAAGGTTCTGATCGGCAGGAGCATAACCAAGGGGCTTGGAGCCGGTGGTTATCCGGAGATCGGGAGGAAGGCGGCTGAGCTTGCAAGGGGGACTCTCGAGGAGCTCCTTGCCGGTGCGAACCTCGTCTTCGTCTGCGCAGGGCTTGGAGGTGGAACCGGTACGGGCTCAGCGCCCGTAGTTGCTGAGATCGCGAAGAAGCAGGGTGCGATCGTCATAGGGATGGTTCAGACACCGTTCAAGGTCGAGAGGGCGAGGATCGGTAAGGCGATGGAGGGGCTTGAGGAGCTGAAGAAGCATGCCGACACCGTCATCGTGCTGGACAACAACAAGCTCCTCGAGTACGTGCCAAACCTGCCCATAGAGCAGGCGTTCAGCGTGATGGATCAGATTGTGGCCGAGACTATCAAGGGCATAGTGGACACGATAACCAAGCCGTCGCTCATGAACATCGACTTTGCAGACGTCAGGGCGATAATGGAGCACGGTGGCGTGGCTGTGATGCTCGTCGGAGAGGCGAAGTCCCAGAACAAGGCGAGTGAGGTCGTGAGGGACTGCCTGTCCCACCCGCTGCTCGAGGTGGACTACAGGGGAGCGACCGGAGCGCTCATCCACATAACCGGTGGGCCCGATCTGACAATAAAGGAGGCCGAGGAGATAGTGAACAACCTCACGTTTGAGATCTCAGACAACGCGATGGTTATCTGGGGAGCGAGGATATCCAAGGAGTTTGAGGGAATAGTGAGGGTGACGGCGATAATGACCGGTGTGAGCCCCGAGAGGATCTTCAATGTCGAGGAGGAGTACGCCCACTACGGCTACGGAGGGAACGGAAAAAAAGCTGAGGTTCAGGCATACAGCTCTAACGGAAGACAGCCCGTCCCCTCAATGGTGGCGAAGAACTACAACGGCATCGACGTGCTTTAA
- a CDS encoding DUF1152 domain-containing protein, whose translation MRLLDIASDANRALLIGIGGGGDVISTLYVRGFLERFGVECICGGVVWERFRRDRKPGPRSVREIEGVEIVKETLGFVRGGERIGRIEPIVSQVASFLKERVLAVSINEGVASLKRDIEEFVDEREVDLVIAVDAGGDSLALGGEENLVSPLADSMMLSALRDLNSILAIVGFGSDGELERETIEFYLSELHGSIYGVSMVEVDRDFMQFLNNVESEASRIPALARTGFRGSYRLWGEHEIEVSILNSLVFYLNLRDVYERSRMAKALNHTRSVEEASEILNEMGIKTEYDLEVEMAKREGLI comes from the coding sequence GTGAGGTTGCTGGACATTGCCTCAGACGCCAACAGGGCACTTCTCATAGGCATCGGTGGGGGAGGGGACGTCATAAGCACGCTGTACGTAAGAGGATTTCTCGAAAGGTTTGGAGTCGAGTGCATCTGCGGTGGAGTGGTCTGGGAGAGGTTCAGGAGGGACAGGAAGCCGGGACCGAGGAGCGTCAGGGAGATTGAAGGCGTGGAGATCGTGAAGGAAACCCTCGGGTTCGTAAGGGGAGGGGAGAGGATCGGGAGGATCGAGCCGATAGTCTCACAGGTGGCATCCTTCCTGAAGGAGAGGGTTCTTGCGGTGAGCATAAATGAGGGGGTAGCGAGCCTGAAGCGGGACATCGAGGAGTTCGTGGATGAGCGCGAGGTGGATCTGGTGATTGCTGTCGACGCTGGCGGAGACTCGCTCGCCCTCGGTGGGGAGGAGAACCTCGTCAGCCCGCTCGCTGACTCAATGATGCTGTCAGCACTGCGAGACCTGAATTCAATCCTCGCCATCGTTGGCTTCGGGAGCGACGGGGAGCTTGAAAGAGAGACGATCGAATTCTACCTGTCCGAGCTTCACGGCTCGATTTACGGGGTCAGCATGGTGGAGGTCGATCGGGACTTCATGCAGTTCCTCAATAACGTCGAGAGCGAGGCCTCGAGGATACCAGCCCTCGCCCGTACCGGATTTCGCGGAAGCTACAGGCTCTGGGGGGAGCATGAGATTGAGGTGTCCATTCTCAATTCCCTCGTCTTCTACCTGAACCTCAGGGATGTTTACGAGAGGAGCAGAATGGCGAAGGCACTGAACCACACGAGGAGCGTGGAGGAGGCGAGCGAGATTCTCAACGAAATGGGGATAAAAACGGAGTATGACCTCGAGGTGGAGATGGCTAAGAGAGAAGGTCTGATATGA
- a CDS encoding MTH1187 family thiamine-binding protein, protein MLVELSVVPIGVGESLSEYVAEALKVIEGRGLKYELSSMGTVVELKDYRELGELMQEINDRLVERGAGRVYMVVKVDYRLRGGSIEGKKKSVEEKLRRSP, encoded by the coding sequence ATGCTCGTCGAGCTCTCAGTCGTCCCGATCGGTGTTGGTGAGTCGCTCAGCGAGTACGTCGCTGAAGCTTTAAAGGTGATAGAGGGAAGGGGGTTGAAGTACGAGCTGTCCTCTATGGGCACGGTTGTCGAGCTCAAGGACTACAGGGAGCTGGGAGAGCTCATGCAGGAGATCAACGACAGGCTCGTGGAAAGGGGCGCTGGCAGGGTGTACATGGTCGTTAAGGTGGACTACAGGCTCAGGGGAGGAAGCATAGAGGGCAAGAAGAAATCCGTGGAGGAGAAGCTCAGACGATCTCCATGA
- a CDS encoding cation:proton antiporter translates to MNEMLEVSAVALIAFASPIISQKVKVPAVILEIMAGFGLAMLFGSFASSEWFGFFSVLGLIFLMFLSGLEIDFALIIRKSKRYWKVPIYVFSSIALAFALTSIADLNVIYAVFLANVSLGIVMPVLKEAGMSSTEFGQKILLATFVTDLVTISLLSGIALGYRSSGSQMELLLPLLLFPAFIFAYYFGRFLIWHFPDFMARFFDDPMELGVRGSFAIMIIFSGLAYILGSEAILGAFLAGALISLVFRGAGKLEESLMGVGYGIFIPFFFIKTGVDMFNSIGEMTLYFPLFLLALGLVVKVIPAIILVRDFGAIKALGFGIIQSSKLGLTLAGAEIARELGIISSGEAVSIALWTVISALVFPTAFRLMVRE, encoded by the coding sequence ATGAACGAGATGCTCGAGGTTTCGGCTGTTGCGCTCATAGCCTTCGCCTCTCCAATAATCTCGCAGAAGGTGAAGGTTCCTGCGGTGATACTCGAAATTATGGCCGGTTTCGGCCTCGCAATGCTCTTCGGCAGCTTCGCAAGCTCGGAGTGGTTCGGCTTCTTCTCAGTCCTCGGCCTCATCTTCCTGATGTTCCTCTCCGGGCTCGAGATTGACTTTGCCCTCATCATCAGGAAGTCCAAGAGGTACTGGAAGGTTCCGATTTACGTCTTCTCATCCATAGCGCTCGCGTTCGCGCTCACATCTATTGCCGATTTGAACGTGATCTACGCCGTTTTTCTGGCCAACGTCTCACTCGGGATAGTAATGCCGGTTCTGAAGGAGGCGGGGATGTCCTCGACAGAGTTCGGCCAGAAGATTTTGCTTGCAACCTTCGTAACAGACCTTGTGACGATATCCCTTCTCTCAGGAATCGCGCTCGGGTACAGGTCGAGCGGCTCTCAGATGGAGCTCCTCCTCCCACTCCTCCTCTTTCCAGCCTTCATCTTCGCCTACTACTTCGGCCGCTTCCTGATATGGCATTTCCCCGACTTCATGGCCCGATTCTTCGACGATCCGATGGAGCTCGGAGTGAGGGGGAGCTTTGCTATAATGATCATCTTCTCGGGGCTCGCGTACATACTCGGGAGCGAGGCGATTCTCGGGGCATTTCTTGCCGGAGCGCTCATATCCCTCGTCTTCAGAGGAGCGGGGAAGCTTGAGGAGAGCCTGATGGGGGTTGGCTATGGAATATTCATCCCTTTCTTCTTCATAAAAACGGGGGTGGACATGTTCAACAGCATAGGGGAGATGACTCTCTACTTCCCCCTCTTCCTGCTCGCTCTCGGGCTCGTCGTGAAGGTGATTCCGGCGATCATACTCGTTCGGGACTTTGGGGCAATCAAGGCTCTCGGATTCGGCATAATACAGAGCTCAAAGCTTGGGCTGACGCTGGCAGGGGCTGAGATAGCGAGGGAGCTGGGGATAATAAGCTCCGGAGAGGCGGTGAGCATAGCCCTCTGGACGGTCATCTCCGCCCTCGTCTTCCCGACAGCATTCAGATTGATGGTGAGAGAATGA
- a CDS encoding NAD(P)/FAD-dependent oxidoreductase: MRVAVVGAGLAGLNAARMLSEYCKVDVYEAGEVGGLAGSYCAGRYCIEAFYHHFFRGDEYLLSLIDELGLGGKVVWRVAKVGQEFQGRIYPLNTPVEILAYPGMSLLDKVRLTAFTLKARRKRFEEYDDVGVLDGLRGDAGERLIERFFMPLLRSKFGDNFERVSYAWLLARVSLRSNRKLSGEELGYLRGGMYQLVEKLSEGLNVVRERAAVKKTSRWSVNGREYDAVIYTAPLPELGELAKTLGIAEVEYQSSICLLLGMDESFTDSLYWVNYSSAPFGATIEHTNFMPLEDYGERLMYVASYTTPDRVLEMSDEEVFRTYTRHLERYGLDAEGIRWWKVFRAKYSGPVYERGFRRKITPYRVAEGFYVAGMTSEANYPERSMNGSLLAGKKAAEQLISDLLS, from the coding sequence ATGAGAGTCGCTGTGGTTGGTGCCGGGCTTGCCGGACTGAACGCGGCCAGAATGCTCTCAGAGTACTGCAAAGTTGACGTGTATGAGGCCGGTGAGGTGGGTGGGCTTGCCGGCTCGTACTGTGCTGGCAGGTACTGCATAGAGGCCTTTTACCACCACTTCTTCAGGGGTGATGAATACCTTCTCTCCCTGATCGACGAGCTCGGGCTTGGCGGGAAGGTGGTGTGGAGGGTCGCGAAGGTCGGTCAGGAGTTTCAGGGCAGGATATATCCGCTCAACACGCCTGTGGAGATACTCGCGTATCCGGGTATGAGCCTTCTGGACAAGGTCAGGCTCACGGCCTTCACGCTGAAGGCGAGGAGGAAGAGGTTTGAGGAGTACGATGACGTCGGGGTTCTTGACGGGCTTAGGGGGGATGCGGGCGAGAGGCTGATAGAGCGGTTCTTCATGCCTCTCCTGAGGTCAAAGTTCGGCGATAACTTCGAGAGAGTTAGCTACGCGTGGCTTCTGGCGAGGGTATCGCTCAGGAGCAACAGGAAGCTGAGCGGTGAGGAGCTCGGCTACCTGAGGGGCGGGATGTACCAACTTGTCGAGAAGCTCTCCGAGGGGCTCAACGTGGTGAGGGAGAGAGCTGCTGTGAAAAAGACCTCGAGGTGGAGCGTTAACGGGAGGGAGTATGATGCCGTCATCTACACGGCACCACTGCCAGAGCTCGGGGAGCTTGCTAAAACTCTCGGGATTGCGGAGGTTGAGTATCAGAGCAGCATCTGCCTCCTGCTCGGAATGGACGAGAGCTTCACTGACAGCCTGTACTGGGTGAACTACAGCAGTGCACCTTTTGGAGCGACAATCGAGCACACAAACTTCATGCCGCTCGAGGACTACGGGGAGCGCCTGATGTACGTCGCCTCCTACACAACCCCGGACAGGGTGCTGGAGATGAGCGACGAGGAAGTGTTCAGGACGTACACGAGGCATCTTGAAAGATACGGCCTTGATGCTGAGGGGATCAGGTGGTGGAAGGTGTTCAGGGCGAAGTACAGTGGGCCGGTATACGAGAGGGGATTCAGGAGGAAGATCACACCCTACAGGGTCGCCGAGGGGTTTTACGTTGCCGGAATGACGTCTGAGGCCAACTACCCGGAGAGGAGCATGAACGGGAGTCTGCTCGCCGGGAAGAAGGCTGCGGAGCAGCTCATATCAGACCTTCTCTCTTAG
- a CDS encoding gamma carbonic anhydrase family protein produces MRKGERVFIADTAVIKGDVEIGDDSSVWFNAVIRGDLDKVVIGRRTNVQDNAVIHVDEGFPTVVGDNVTIGHSAVVHGCRISDNVLVGMNAVVLNGAEIGEYSIVGAGAVVTGKKFPERSLILGVPAKVVREITDQEMELIERSWKEYLKLKDRYLSNTL; encoded by the coding sequence ATGAGGAAGGGTGAGCGGGTTTTCATCGCCGATACCGCTGTGATCAAGGGCGATGTGGAGATCGGCGATGACTCGAGCGTGTGGTTCAATGCGGTGATAAGGGGAGACCTCGACAAGGTTGTTATCGGCAGGAGAACCAACGTGCAGGACAACGCTGTGATACACGTGGACGAGGGCTTTCCGACGGTGGTGGGCGACAACGTGACCATAGGGCATTCCGCAGTCGTTCACGGTTGCAGGATCTCGGACAATGTCCTCGTTGGGATGAATGCGGTCGTGCTTAACGGGGCTGAGATTGGCGAGTACTCGATTGTTGGTGCCGGAGCCGTTGTGACGGGAAAGAAGTTCCCCGAGAGGTCGCTAATTCTCGGAGTGCCTGCAAAGGTTGTTAGAGAGATCACGGATCAGGAGATGGAGCTCATAGAGAGGAGCTGGAAGGAGTACCTTAAGCTCAAGGACAGGTACCTCTCGAATACGCTTTAG
- a CDS encoding YncE family protein: protein MAAICALAFSGILGASASEWAVVANSDNATISTINLSASPSAVHGPFLQGQLGVQDGVLDVVITPDSRRAVVSNFYSNEIYVVNITDPTSPVVEGSVSIPFSPEDLAITSDGKYVLVTDGLSALEMAVVDLNAMTLNATYSLQNDYMNAIAIAPDNTVIIVSYLTDKIIYGMFDPNVGIASVNTMQTEDGPVNVEISPDGKTVLVANYESGGNMSVYAITAPGTLAPGVTPLVTGLPNGIQSIAFSPDGTKAYVVSTADSADDVLSWVQINSVGDVSLGGSGVATLLSNVDDGYFGVDVVALTSDGSVAVVGNPGEGFAMSPSKNVTMVDLSTWVTSSINTNEAYPSGIKTFTQAKTTPPLSSIPEFESIAVPLLGVIGVILVAGLRRDG, encoded by the coding sequence GTGGCAGCAATCTGCGCACTTGCATTCTCTGGCATTTTGGGTGCATCTGCATCCGAATGGGCGGTTGTGGCCAATTCCGATAACGCCACGATAAGCACGATAAACCTGAGTGCGAGCCCATCTGCTGTTCACGGGCCATTTCTTCAGGGCCAGCTTGGAGTGCAGGATGGCGTTCTCGACGTGGTAATCACTCCCGACAGCAGGCGCGCTGTGGTCAGCAACTTCTACAGCAATGAGATATACGTGGTGAACATCACAGACCCAACCAGTCCGGTGGTGGAGGGCTCGGTTTCGATACCCTTCAGCCCCGAGGATCTCGCCATAACTTCTGACGGCAAATACGTCCTCGTCACTGACGGATTGAGTGCACTAGAGATGGCAGTGGTTGATCTGAACGCCATGACCCTCAACGCCACGTACTCTCTTCAGAACGACTACATGAACGCCATAGCCATCGCTCCCGACAACACCGTGATCATCGTGAGCTACCTGACGGACAAGATCATCTACGGGATGTTCGACCCGAATGTGGGGATAGCGTCGGTGAACACGATGCAAACTGAAGACGGCCCGGTTAACGTAGAGATTTCACCTGACGGGAAAACCGTTCTGGTTGCGAACTATGAGTCCGGCGGCAACATGAGCGTGTATGCAATTACAGCACCCGGAACGCTCGCTCCGGGGGTAACGCCGCTTGTTACGGGTTTGCCGAATGGCATACAGTCAATCGCCTTCTCACCTGACGGGACTAAGGCGTATGTGGTCTCCACGGCAGACTCTGCTGACGACGTGCTGTCATGGGTTCAGATTAACAGCGTCGGAGACGTGTCGCTTGGTGGATCGGGCGTTGCAACTCTGCTGTCAAATGTTGATGACGGCTACTTCGGAGTTGATGTTGTGGCGCTCACGTCTGATGGAAGCGTGGCTGTTGTGGGGAACCCGGGTGAGGGGTTTGCAATGAGCCCGAGCAAGAACGTGACGATGGTCGATCTGAGCACATGGGTCACGAGCTCGATAAACACGAACGAGGCATATCCGAGCGGAATAAAGACGTTCACGCAAGCAAAAACCACTCCACCGCTCAGCTCCATTCCGGAATTCGAGAGTATTGCTGTGCCACTGCTTGGTGTGATTGGAGTCATTCTCGTGGCCGGATTGAGAAGGGATGGGTAG
- a CDS encoding adenosylcobinamide amidohydrolase yields MEYRIIRDALVVEGEFNALSSGLLGGWRDVKAIFNHTVSDDFERYDPVEYLRGVASELGFRDDEYFGLLTSVPMDKLAVVSADEVTAFITAGVKNPNEPLKTPGTINIILVIDADVSDGGMVNAVITATEAKSAALFELGHRFTGTNTDAIVVARTGKGRKYKYSGPASELGRKIWRAVKNGVKESLGKW; encoded by the coding sequence ATGGAGTACAGGATCATCAGGGATGCGCTCGTCGTGGAGGGGGAGTTCAACGCCCTGAGCTCCGGGCTTCTCGGGGGATGGAGGGACGTAAAAGCGATATTCAACCACACAGTCTCAGATGACTTCGAGCGGTACGACCCTGTCGAGTACCTGCGTGGCGTTGCTTCAGAGCTCGGCTTCAGAGATGATGAGTACTTCGGCCTCCTGACTTCCGTGCCCATGGACAAGCTCGCAGTTGTCAGCGCTGATGAGGTCACGGCCTTCATCACTGCAGGCGTGAAAAACCCCAACGAGCCTCTAAAAACGCCCGGAACGATAAACATAATCCTCGTCATAGATGCGGACGTTTCTGACGGTGGAATGGTCAACGCGGTGATAACAGCAACAGAGGCAAAGAGTGCAGCACTCTTCGAGCTCGGCCACAGGTTCACCGGAACAAACACAGATGCGATCGTGGTTGCGAGAACTGGGAAGGGCAGGAAGTACAAGTACTCCGGGCCCGCGAGCGAACTCGGGAGGAAGATATGGCGGGCTGTTAAGAATGGAGTAAAGGAGAGCCTTGGAAAGTGGTAG